Genomic DNA from Tissierellales bacterium:
TTAAAGAGCTTTCAGTTCTTGAATTATCAGAACTAGTTAAAGCTATCGAAGAAGAATTTGAAGTAAGTGCGGCTGCACCAGTTATGGTTGCAGGAGCAGCAGGTGGCGCAGCAGCAGGTGGCGCTGAAGAGAAAACTGAATTTGACGTAATCTTAACTAGCGCTGGCGCTAAGAAAATTCAGGTAATCAAAGTAGTTAGAGAAGTAACTGGTTTAGGACTTAAAGAAGCTAAAGCATTAGTTGATGGAGCTCCTGGAACTCTTAAAGAAGCGGTTGCTAAAGACGAAGC
This window encodes:
- the rplL gene encoding 50S ribosomal protein L7/L12 translates to MAEKITNIIEAVKELSVLELSELVKAIEEEFEVSAAAPVMVAGAAGGAAAGGAEEKTEFDVILTSAGAKKIQVIKVVREVTGLGLKEAKALVDGAPGTLKEAVAKDEAEEIKTKIEEAGGSIELK